The following DNA comes from Niallia circulans.
AAAAAAGAGAAGAAATAATAAGAGCGATTCATCAGGTATTAAATGCTTATGACAGCCAACAGGAAGTATTAAGTGCTAATGAAGCATTATCCGTACTACATCAATTTCTAGATTATAAAACGTCTATCTACAATCAACATTAAAAGAAGGTGCAAACAGTGGGTTTATTATCATCAATATTTGGAATGAAACAAAAAAGTGAGCCGAGATTAAAAGAAGAAAATCAGATTAGCGGTTTAATTGATAAGGATGTCATTGAAAGTAGATATCCCTTTGTATTTGAATTGAATCGAGAATATATTGCAGCTAGTGGAAACTATATAAAACCATATGTAATACTTAGTTATCCATCTGAACCAACAGGGAACTGGTTATCACCATTAAAACGATTGAAAGGCAATATTACGATTTCTCAGCATCTTGAACCAGCAAACGGTGAAGTGTTGAATAGACATTATAATGAGACAATAAAAAACAAGGAAGCAGAACTATTAAAGACATTAGATTACCAAAGAAGAGAACAAATAAAAAGAGAATTAAATACGGCCAAAAAGCAGTTGGAACAATCTCTAGATGAAAAGAGTGCTTTTATATATCTTTACACCTATATACTATTACAGGCGCAATCAGAGTCAGAACTGCGTTCTCTTGAAGAGAGTTTGAATAGAGTATTGATTAAAATTAATTTAAAAGCAATTACACCCTATAGGAGGATTGATGATGCTTACTTTTCTTCTTTTCCATTAGGTATAAATAATTTGCAAGAGTACACATATGCTATGACTAATACTGTTAGTGCTAGCTCTTTCTTCCCCTTTGACGATAACGAAATTTGCGATTTAACTCCAAGAGCAACTATTGAAGGAATAAATAAAGAAACAAACTCCTGGATTGCAATAGATTATAAAGATCGAGGCAGAACATTGAATCGAAACAAAATTGTCTTGGGTACTTCGGGCGGGGGGAAATCGACTTATCAAAAAAGTAATGTACTCAGAAAAATTGCGGAAGGAAAGGATAATATCTACATTATTGATCCAGAAGATGAATATTCAAAAGATGTCATTGCTTATGATGGGACTGTTATTGATTTATCAAGTGCCAGCCCTACTCGTATGAATCCCTTTGAAATTCTTTCCCAAGCATTAGACTCAGATGATGATAATGTGATTAGAAGCCGTCAACTAACTGATAAAGAAGTTGATAATTTAATAAGGCAAAAAGTTAATCGCTTAAAGGGTTTTCATAAGGTAAACATGGCAGATATGGACCAGGTTCAATTGTCCATTATATCCAATATATCAATGGATCTTTATGAGGAATTTAGAGAGAAAAAAGACTTAGACCAAATGAGTAATGAAGATTGGCCAATTTTAGAAAATCTTTTAAATGCCTTATTGGCATTAAAAGAAACGGATATGAAAAAATTTGAATTAATAGAACGTTATTGTTTTATTTTAGAAGACATGGTCTATGGTTCTAGTACACTTTTTAATGGATATACCAATGTAGACATGAGCGCAAAAATTATTTCCTTTAATCTTAAACCATTACAAACAGAAAAAGAATTACAGGCTGCTGCATATTTAAATACATTTAGTTATTTATGGGAGCTTTTCACAAGTGATATTTCTCAATCGGATGAGCTATATTGCGATGAGTTTCATTTCTTATTGAAAAATCCAGAAAGTGCAGACTTCTTTTTTCAAGCATATAAACGATTTAGAAAATATAATGCTGGTGCAACTGTCACCACTCAACAAATTCAGGACCTCCTCGATGCGCCTGGGGGAATTGGTGAGGCTATTGTAGGTAATAGCTATACAAAAGTAATGTTTGGTTTTGAGCCACGGGAAGTTCAACAAATAATCAACCGTTTAAAAATTCCATTATCCGATAAAGAAATTCATTTTCTACAAGCCAAAAAACAAGGGGAAGCGCTAATTATATATGGTTCCCAACGAGCTTTATTAAAAGTTGTTTTGACGGAGGAAGAATTGCGGTTATTAAATCCAGCTAAATACGAAGAAAAAACAGGACGTAGTGCAAAGGAAATACCCGACTGGTCTGATAAAGTATTACTTTCTCAAAATGAAATTAGTCAACTAACAAATGAGTTGAATAGAGTTGAGGGGTTCTAAATGAAAAAAATAACGATGATGGATAACCTTACTCTTTACGTCAATAAGAGTGAATATAAGATAGAAATTGACGAAAAGTTTACGAAGGTTTCTAGCCTTGATGAAATAGAAGACTTGGAGCAATCGCTACCAGGTTTTTTTGATGTAGAAAGTATTAGTCGACAAAATAATAAAATCTATTTGATTTACAATATACCTAATGTTTATCAATCGTTGGAGAATGCTAAAAAGTATGTTCCAGTAATTAAACTGCAATTAATAAAAAATCTTTTGGATACAGATCCCTTATTAGAAGCAGATGGTATGACATATTTAGATTTAACTAATGTCTTTTTCAAAAGCTTTAAGGATATAAAGGTGCTGTATCGTTCAAATGGATATCTGCCATACCATAAAGATTTAAGTACATTGGAACAATATAAGTTGTTTGTCTTAGGGTTCTTTAGTGATAAATTTTCCTATAAAAGGTTTTTAGTTAATAAAGATAATTTGTTAAGAAAAGAAAATAACGAGTTTATGTTTACGGTTAATGCTGTTACATCTTTTTCGGAACTTAAGACCTTAGTAGATAACGAACTAGAAAAAGAACAATCAAGATTTTACGAAAAGGTTCAATTCCAAGCTATCAGCAAAAAAAAGGGGAAGAAACGAAAGTTTTATCTATGGGGCTTAGGTGTAATCGTGTTAGGTCTATTATTTGCTGGTTCTGTGAAACAGGTGGAGAAATCTGTTGCAGCTGATTATAGGAATGATATAGCTGCAATGAAACTAGATAACGAGTTAACTTTTGCTGTATCAAGCGGAGATACCAAAAAGGCAAAAGAACTAATGAAGAAAAAAGGGGACAATCCTGAAGATATCGCAACAATGCTTGTAGAAGCTGGGAAATTTGATGACGCTATTGCCTACGATAAAAATATTGAAAAATATGTTGTTTCTTACTTATACAAAATAGAACAAAAAGAGAAACTATTAGATTTGAAATCAAAATCAGCATATTTAAATATAGAAAAAGAAATTGTTGAATTTAATGCTGATGATTTGGCATCAAAAGCACCACTTATTGAAGATAAGGAAACTCTTCAAAGATTGGCTCTAGCTTTTATAGAGCATGAAGACTTTATTTCTTCAAAAGAAACATTGGAAAGAATGAAAAATTCCGAAAGCTTCCAGTTGACTAAATCGGAGGAAAAACAGGTAGATCAATTAATAAAGAAATCAAAGTTAGAAATTGAGGTTAGTAGTCTAAATGAACAAATTTCATTTTTAAATCAGGATGATAACTTTGCAGAAACTGAAGAAGAAAAGGCAAAAAGGGAAAAAGAATTGAAGGAGTCAGAGGATAATCTAGTTGATTTACAGAAGCAGCTTATTAAGGTAGATGAAGAATTAGGGATGGATGATTAATGGATGCTGTAACAGTTAAAATCGCCTTAACTGCAGCCCAACAAGCAAAGAAACATTGGAAGAAGCTAGTACTTATCGTACTAGCTTTTTTTATGGTTATGGTTATTGGTGTCATGTTGCTAGTTGGGGGCGATCAAGGGAATTCTGGAACTGCCAAAGTAAATGAATCTGTTTTAGCATGGAAACCTGTAGTAGCTGAATATGCAGAAGAGTACGGAATACCAGAGTATGTCGATGTTATTTTAGCCATCATGATGGTGGAAACAGGTGGAGAAGGATTAGATATTATGCAGAGTTCAGAATCACTTGGACTTCCTCCTAATTCAATCACTGATCCAATGGTTTCTATTGATGCTGGAGTTTCTCATTTGGCAAGTGCAGTAAAAAGCGCTCGGAAAAGTGACTTAGATTTTTGGACTCCTGTGCAAAGTTACAACTTTGGTTCTGGGTTTAATAGTTATGTGGGTAAAAATGGGAAGCAATATTCCTTTGAACTAGCTAGTGCCTTTTCTAGCAAACAAGCAGGAGGTAAGACAGTTAAGTACAGCAATCCAGTGGCCGATTTTAACGGGAACGTTCGCTATGCATACGGAAACATGTACTATGTCATGCTTGTTCAGCAATATCTTTCTGCTCCAGGATCTGGAACAGGTGATATTGGCAATGTAGATGCTTCAGCTTTAGGTGCGGAGGCCTATCAAGATTTAATGACAGAAGTACAAAAATACGATGGCTGGTCTTATACCTGGGGTGGATCAAGTCCAAAGATTGGTTTTGATTGTAGTGGGTTAGTGCAATATGCGTTTAAATTACTTGGATATGATTTGCCGAGAACTGCAGCAGAACAGGAAGCCCATTCTATACCAGTAGCAGAACCACAACCTGGGGATCTAGTATTCTTCAAGGGGACGAATCCTAGTCGTCCAGCTAGCTCTATTACGCATGTAGGCATTTACGTGGATGAGAAAAGAATGTACGACGCTAACAATGGTGGTATTGGGTATTCGAATTGGAATCAAGGCTACTGGAAACAACATTTGGCTGGTTTCGGTCGAGTTGTTAAATAGGAGGAACAGGAATGAATACAAAAATTTTAGTCGCACTAGTTATAATGCTGGTCGTTTCTATTTTTAGCAATATAGCATTAGGCTTCAACGTTAGTAGTGAGAGTAAAGAAAATCAAAAAGTCGAAAAAGTAAATAAAGATTTAAAAGCTCAAGTAAAAGATCTAGAAAATGGTTTAGATAAGGCTGAAGGAGCAATAACAGATCAACAATTAGCAGGAAATGAGGAAGCAAAGAAAACGGTAGAAAGCTTCTTTAATACTCAATATAACTACTCTACAGGTACATATAAGGAGAAATTTGAAAAGATAAAAGCCTATGTGAATGAGGATGTCTATGGACAATTGATGTCTGCTGGTGTACCTGATACCCCAAACATAAAATTTGAAAATAATATTAGCAATATGAAGTTATATATGTCAGCTAAAAACAAAGAACTGACTGGATTGGTAGTATTGGATACCGTTTATACGATTGATGGTGTCGATAGTCCAGAAACTACACAAATATTTGAAGTAACCGTTGCTGAAGACGAAGGAAAACAAAAAATCATCTCTCTAGAAGTATTAGGCACGTTTGCTTCTATGTCAGAAAGTTGAGGTAACATTATGAAATTAAAGATGATAATTTTCACCTTACTTTTTATCTTTTTATTTTACTTTTCTTTGTTCATTGCAGGTTTTTTTCCTTTTATTGCGGAGCATAAAAAAGAATTTAGTACAGAGGTATTAGGAGATTATTCTATAAATATTCTGGTTCACCCATTTGAAAATATTAATGAAATGCATGAAGAAAAGAATCCAATGTTGTATGTCTCAACTGCGGCTGCGTTTGTTTTATTCATCTATATACTATTTAAGACCCGTCATAAAGACTATGAAAACGTTGGGGATAAATATGGGGTTCAAGGTTCTTCTAGATGGGCCAGAAATACAGAAATTTTCAAAGTTCCTGATCAAATTACTATTTTGCCAAGTAAAAGTATGTATGACGAACTTAAAAAGACACTGAAGGCTAAGGATAATGAGGTGAAATAATGGCAACTACTGAAAAAACAAATGCAAGTGGAATAGTAATGGGAATTAAAGATGGAAAAGCTTTAATTCAACATGAGACAAGCAAATTAGCTAACAGGAACTACTATGTAGTAGGCGGTCCAGGTTCATTTAAAACACAATCTTTTGTATTAACCAACATGATTAATATAACGGACTGCAGTATTGTTGTTACTGATCCGAAAGGGGAGGTTTATGAAAAGACCGCAAAAATTAAGGAAGCTCAGGGGTATGAGGTTCGGGTTGTAAACTTTAAAAATATGGGGATATCTGACCATTATAATCCCTTTGGATATGTAAGAAAGGACCTTGATGCAACAACGGTTGCTAATACGATTGTAAGTGCCAAGAATGATCCTAAAAGAAAAGATATTTGGTTTAATGCTCAATTAGGCTTGTTAAAAGCTTTAATTCTATATGCAAAATCGGAGTTTCATCCAGATAAAAGGAATATGGATGGGATTTTAGATTTTCTTCAAGAGTTTGATCCTGAGGCGAATGAAGATGGAGAAAGTGAACTAGATGAGAAGTTTATGGAGTTAGATAAACGACATCCAGCAAGAAGAAGTTATGAGTTAGGTTTTAAGAAATCTCAAGAAAAAACGAGAGCAAGTATTATCATAAGCTTGCTAACAACAATTGGTGATTATGTAGATGATGAGGTTGCTGCATTTACAAGTGGAAATGATTTTTTCTTTGAGGATATAGGGACAAAAAAAGTGGCGCTTTATGTGTTAATACCAACAATGGATTCTACTTGGGAAGGACTTATAAATCTTTTCTTTACTCAAATGTTCCAAGAACTTTACTTACTTGGAGATAAGAATAAAGCCAGATTGCCAATGCCTACGGTTTTTCTATTAGATGAGTTTCCTAACTTAGGAAAATTCAATAACTATGAGGAATTTTTGGCAACCTGTCGTGGTTATCGAATTGCTTGCTGTACAATCCTTCAAAATCATACTCAAATGATGGATAAGTACGGTAAAGACAAAGCGGAATCAATATTAGGTAACTGTGCTATTAAAATATGCCTCGGCAATGTTAATAATACTACTGCTGGATATTTTAGTGAAGAATTAGGAAAAGCTACTGTGAAAGTAGAGACAGGAGGGCATTCAGTATCAAGAGGAAAATCAGGAAGTACATCAAATAGTGCCAACTTTAATTACTCTCAAAGGCTACTCATGAACCCTGATGAAATTCGGACAATGTCAGAGAAAGAAAGTCTTGTAATAATAACTGGAAAACATCCAATTAAAGCTAAAAAATCTATTCAATTTAAATTGTATCCAGGACTAGTTGAAAAATATGAAGTGTCTCAGATGGATTATAAAAGGAAAATTAGCAAAGCTGCTCAAGAATTATACGAAAATGAAGTTACTGTATTTGAGACTCGGATGGATGTCTTAGAAGAGTTTGACTATGAAGACGAACAAGAAATGGAAGAACAATATTTAGCTGATATGGAGCAAGATCAGGTTCTAGATCATGCACGAGAAAATTTTAATGATATGTTTGAAAACTCATTGAATGTTTTGGATGCAATAGAACAAGAACAAAAAAATTGAGGTGTACTTAAATGTTTGATTGGGTTGGCGATAAATTAAAAGGACTTTTAGAAGATACTATTAATTCATGGGTAGAAGAATTCATGAACTGGATTTTATCCATGATGAATAAAATAGTTTTTGATTTACCTAAGTCAAATTTTGTAGATGATACGATGTCCTTTTTTGCGTGGTTTACTGGTATTTTTGCCGTAATCATTGCCTTATATAAAATCATAGAGTATATCATTAATACTCAAAATGGAACACAGCAGTATCCCTTGGATGAAATCATTTTAAGGTTATTCAAAAGTGCAGGAGCTATGCTAGTGCTACCATGGTTCATTAAAATTTTATTTATGCAGATCGCTCTTCCTATTGCTAACTATTTTGCTGCAGCTGGAACGGATTTTGATGGGAAGGCGGGATATACTTTAATGTCGGCAGCTCTTACTGGAAGTGTACTTGGTTTTGGGGGATTTGTATTATCAGTAGCATTAATATTCTTTTTAGTTGTGTTTATAATGTTTTTATATTCTGTTTGTGTTTTTTATGCAGACTATATCGTTATGCAAATTCTTATTGCGCCTGTCGCCCTTTCTATGCTGGCAGATGATAATAATTACTTCCAGGTTTGGTGGAGAGAATTGTTATCTATTGTAGTATCGCTATTAGTTAAATTATTCCTAGTCACTTTAATAATAAATATTCTTTTTACGGGTGGAAATATCTTTTTAGCAATTGGAGCAGGAGCATTAATTATAAAGTCACCATCCGTACTTAAAAATATGTGGTATGGTTCGGGTAGTGCTCAAGCTGGTGCTCGTTCTCTTGGTAGAGGAGCAGGAAGCATTGGTTCAATGGGTTCCCGAATGTTACTTACGAAATTATTAAAGTAAGGAGGAACTTTTATGTATCTAATTATATATAAAAAGAAATTGAATGCTGAAAAAGGGAGATTTGAATTTGATTCCCCACAGACATTTGCTAAAGCAAATGAAATGCTAATAGAATCTGTATCAAGATATAAACAAACAGGGTTGAGTATGAAGGTGGGCTATAAGATTATAGAGGCTCAATCTGGTGAGAGTATTTTTAACTCCACGATTTCAATAGATAAAGATATTTCAAGTCTTTATGAGATTATTAGACAAAATTCAAATACTCCTAAAACAGTAACTGAATATGCAATTAAGGTGGAAAATCGGGAAATTATTGAGACGGAAAATGAGTTTTCCTTTAATAATAATGTGGAAGAGAAAGCTAAATTAGAACAACTGCGAGCTGAAAAGAATAATATTCAACAACAATTAAAAAAGGATGAAAAGGAACGTCAGCAAAGAGAGCTAGAACATCAAAAAAAGATGAAAGAGATCCAGGACGAAAAAGAAGCTTTGGAGAAGTCTATTGCATTAAAAGAAAAAGAAGATGCTGTCAAAGAATCTCAACGCATTGAAGCAGTACGATTGTTGGAAGAAGAGAAAATAAAAGCGCACCAAAGGATGGAAGAAAAAAAAGAGCTTGATCGAAAGAAGAAAGAAGATCATGAAAAGCGATTAAAACAAGTGGAAGAAGATGCAAAAAAGGCAGAAATTGATTTAGCAAATACAGAAGTTGAATTCGAAAAACAGGAACTTGAAAGAAAAAAAGAACTACAAGCATTAGAAGAAAAGAAGCTCGAATCTACAAGAAAAGCAAATGTTTTAAAAGCTGAAAAAGATAAAGATGATTTAGAGCATCAAAAGGAGTTATTAAGCTTCACTAGTTCGGACCCAGAAATAGCTGTAGCAAATGAAGTTTTACCATCTCCTAGCATTGTAGTACCAAAATTAACCTTAAAAGAACGTCTTCAGGAACTCGATTTTGAGGAAGCAAAGAGACTTTTAATTCAATTTATAAAATTTAGTGTTAGGTCTACCATTAGTAATTCTAAAAAGGGATATACGATATTTAAGGCATATCGTGTGAAACAATTAGATGCAAAGGAAGCTAAGAAGAAGGCCACTACTAAGAAATTGGAGATAGAAGAAAAAATTGCACTTGAAAAAATTAAGTTTATGGAAGAATTGAAAAAAGATCGAGATCAACAAGAAAAGGAAATTCAAAAGGCGGTTAAACTAAAAGAAAAAGAAATGAATAAACAAAACAGAATAGAAAAAAGGTATGTAGCAGCAATGAAAAAGAGTCCGATTAAAAAACAATTTGGCCTTGTTGGATTTCTTTTGAAAACAGCTGCTTTTTTAGTAGTTTTAGCTGCGATTATTTATATATTTCACCTGGGTGATACATTTCC
Coding sequences within:
- a CDS encoding VirB4 family type IV secretion system protein codes for the protein MGLLSSIFGMKQKSEPRLKEENQISGLIDKDVIESRYPFVFELNREYIAASGNYIKPYVILSYPSEPTGNWLSPLKRLKGNITISQHLEPANGEVLNRHYNETIKNKEAELLKTLDYQRREQIKRELNTAKKQLEQSLDEKSAFIYLYTYILLQAQSESELRSLEESLNRVLIKINLKAITPYRRIDDAYFSSFPLGINNLQEYTYAMTNTVSASSFFPFDDNEICDLTPRATIEGINKETNSWIAIDYKDRGRTLNRNKIVLGTSGGGKSTYQKSNVLRKIAEGKDNIYIIDPEDEYSKDVIAYDGTVIDLSSASPTRMNPFEILSQALDSDDDNVIRSRQLTDKEVDNLIRQKVNRLKGFHKVNMADMDQVQLSIISNISMDLYEEFREKKDLDQMSNEDWPILENLLNALLALKETDMKKFELIERYCFILEDMVYGSSTLFNGYTNVDMSAKIISFNLKPLQTEKELQAAAYLNTFSYLWELFTSDISQSDELYCDEFHFLLKNPESADFFFQAYKRFRKYNAGATVTTQQIQDLLDAPGGIGEAIVGNSYTKVMFGFEPREVQQIINRLKIPLSDKEIHFLQAKKQGEALIIYGSQRALLKVVLTEEELRLLNPAKYEEKTGRSAKEIPDWSDKVLLSQNEISQLTNELNRVEGF
- a CDS encoding VirD4-like conjugal transfer protein, CD1115 family; the protein is MATTEKTNASGIVMGIKDGKALIQHETSKLANRNYYVVGGPGSFKTQSFVLTNMINITDCSIVVTDPKGEVYEKTAKIKEAQGYEVRVVNFKNMGISDHYNPFGYVRKDLDATTVANTIVSAKNDPKRKDIWFNAQLGLLKALILYAKSEFHPDKRNMDGILDFLQEFDPEANEDGESELDEKFMELDKRHPARRSYELGFKKSQEKTRASIIISLLTTIGDYVDDEVAAFTSGNDFFFEDIGTKKVALYVLIPTMDSTWEGLINLFFTQMFQELYLLGDKNKARLPMPTVFLLDEFPNLGKFNNYEEFLATCRGYRIACCTILQNHTQMMDKYGKDKAESILGNCAIKICLGNVNNTTAGYFSEELGKATVKVETGGHSVSRGKSGSTSNSANFNYSQRLLMNPDEIRTMSEKESLVIITGKHPIKAKKSIQFKLYPGLVEKYEVSQMDYKRKISKAAQELYENEVTVFETRMDVLEEFDYEDEQEMEEQYLADMEQDQVLDHARENFNDMFENSLNVLDAIEQEQKN
- a CDS encoding conjugal transfer protein TrbL family protein; this translates as MFDWVGDKLKGLLEDTINSWVEEFMNWILSMMNKIVFDLPKSNFVDDTMSFFAWFTGIFAVIIALYKIIEYIINTQNGTQQYPLDEIILRLFKSAGAMLVLPWFIKILFMQIALPIANYFAAAGTDFDGKAGYTLMSAALTGSVLGFGGFVLSVALIFFLVVFIMFLYSVCVFYADYIVMQILIAPVALSMLADDNNYFQVWWRELLSIVVSLLVKLFLVTLIINILFTGGNIFLAIGAGALIIKSPSVLKNMWYGSGSAQAGARSLGRGAGSIGSMGSRMLLTKLLK
- a CDS encoding bifunctional lytic transglycosylase/C40 family peptidase: MDAVTVKIALTAAQQAKKHWKKLVLIVLAFFMVMVIGVMLLVGGDQGNSGTAKVNESVLAWKPVVAEYAEEYGIPEYVDVILAIMMVETGGEGLDIMQSSESLGLPPNSITDPMVSIDAGVSHLASAVKSARKSDLDFWTPVQSYNFGSGFNSYVGKNGKQYSFELASAFSSKQAGGKTVKYSNPVADFNGNVRYAYGNMYYVMLVQQYLSAPGSGTGDIGNVDASALGAEAYQDLMTEVQKYDGWSYTWGGSSPKIGFDCSGLVQYAFKLLGYDLPRTAAEQEAHSIPVAEPQPGDLVFFKGTNPSRPASSITHVGIYVDEKRMYDANNGGIGYSNWNQGYWKQHLAGFGRVVK